The Flavobacterium faecale genome has a segment encoding these proteins:
- a CDS encoding CPBP family intramembrane glutamic endopeptidase — protein sequence MFVNQGVRIENEFWKYIVGSLAIISASFIGQLPLIGAIFYEVFKNKKPYPTTNQDLMHFFDSNVTLVLILIPSVFAIVGIYLVVKYLHKQTFMSVTTARPKVDWSRVAFSFGLWAVISVITTLISYYQNPANYEFQFDLIPFLGLLVIGTILIPIQTTVEEYVFRGYLMQGFANLSKNRWFPLLLTSLIFGLMHLANPEVSKMGNMIMVYYIGTGLFLGILTLMDDGMELALGFHGANNLIAALLVTSDWSAFQTNSIFKDIAEPEAGIDIILPVVVIYPLLLLIFSRKYQWTNWKEKLTGNTH from the coding sequence ATGTTTGTAAATCAAGGTGTTCGAATAGAGAATGAATTTTGGAAATATATTGTAGGGTCGCTAGCCATCATTTCGGCATCCTTCATAGGGCAACTGCCTTTAATTGGTGCTATTTTTTACGAAGTTTTTAAGAACAAAAAGCCCTATCCAACCACCAATCAAGATTTAATGCATTTTTTTGATTCGAATGTGACCCTGGTTTTAATTCTAATTCCTTCTGTTTTTGCTATTGTTGGGATTTATCTGGTGGTAAAGTACTTGCACAAACAAACATTTATGTCGGTAACTACAGCAAGACCAAAAGTAGATTGGAGTCGTGTAGCTTTTTCATTTGGATTATGGGCGGTAATAAGTGTTATTACTACTTTGATTTCTTATTATCAAAATCCCGCCAATTATGAATTCCAATTTGATTTGATTCCGTTTTTAGGGTTATTGGTCATTGGTACGATTTTAATACCCATACAAACCACTGTGGAAGAGTACGTTTTTAGAGGGTATTTGATGCAAGGTTTTGCTAATTTGTCAAAGAATAGGTGGTTTCCGTTGTTGCTTACCTCATTAATTTTTGGATTAATGCACTTGGCTAATCCTGAGGTTTCAAAAATGGGAAACATGATCATGGTTTACTATATAGGTACAGGGTTATTTTTGGGAATCCTTACCTTGATGGATGACGGTATGGAGCTCGCACTGGGTTTTCATGGCGCAAACAATCTTATTGCGGCATTGTTGGTTACCTCAGATTGGTCGGCCTTTCAAACCAACTCGATATTTAAGGATATTGCGGAACCAGAAGCAGGAATAGATATTATTTTGCCAGTCGTGGTCATATACCCGCTACTTTTACTTATCTTTAGTCGTAAGTACCAATGGACCAATTGGAAAGAAAAATTGACAGGAAATACACACTAA
- the arsC gene encoding arsenate reductase (glutaredoxin) (This arsenate reductase requires both glutathione and glutaredoxin to convert arsenate to arsenite, after which the efflux transporter formed by ArsA and ArsB can extrude the arsenite from the cell, providing resistance.), producing the protein MTQVYHNPRCGKSRNCLAFLEDNAIDFEVIKYLENPPTEKELTALLAKLNLSPMDIVRQKEKLWIENFKNKSFTTEELITILSSNPILIERPIVIRDNKAIIARDLEKIKDFIK; encoded by the coding sequence ATGACACAAGTATATCATAATCCACGATGTGGAAAATCACGCAATTGTCTAGCTTTTTTAGAAGATAACGCAATTGATTTTGAAGTCATTAAGTACTTAGAAAATCCTCCTACAGAAAAGGAACTTACGGCCTTATTAGCTAAATTAAACCTAAGTCCTATGGATATTGTAAGACAAAAGGAAAAGCTTTGGATAGAAAATTTTAAAAATAAATCATTTACAACCGAAGAATTGATTACCATATTGTCGTCTAATCCTATTCTAATCGAAAGGCCGATTGTAATTAGGGATAATAAAGCAATCATCGCTAGAGATTTAGAAAAAATTAAAGATTTTATCAAATAA
- a CDS encoding outer membrane beta-barrel family protein, translating into MKQHLKHFFSLLVFFTFLTAFAQQGPPPAKIKITGKVIEKISNQSLEYATITFVNPKNPKGITGGITDPKGEFSIDIIPGTYNIKVEFISFKAIEIKGKLLQKSTSLGTFSLEEDAAQLKEVVITTEKSSVEIKLDKKIYNVGQDMTVKGGTASDVLNNVPSVTVDTDGTVSLRGNDNVRILIDGRPSNATNISDALRSISSDALDKVEVITNPSARYDAEGGAGIINIVLKKGKTNGVNGSVVATVGNPKNLDISTNLNYKTDRFNFFSNFGYNDSNSPGKTITNTNYLNEDGSLNKIINEVNNRNRERNGFNTSFGIDLFLTPSITWTNGIKYRNQDGNNPEDVNLSNFEGTDFFVRNRYNSQFSTDKDFQYTSNFTKKFKKDGHKLTLDFSTASSRDQDVTTIADQIVGTPSSLTNEYNNTKGKDITNIFQGDYVLPIGENSQFEAGYKGQFKVITTDYEIGKIEDNNLYVPNANYSNILEYKEKINAVYAQFGSKINKFSYLAGLRYEDSNININLLSSNNFNTKKYDNFFPSAFLTYQLTEHNSISLNYSKRINRPSSRFINPASRYSSNVNIFQGNSDLNPSFTDVYELGYLTKIGKATLTSSIYYNKSNSVFQFIRRPNGDTVESVVDGQTVITPVILTTPINLADEDRYGFEFNLNYSPFKWWKLNNNLNLFSSKVSGFYSYTDINNVVVDQNFDQSTLGWFTRLTSKVSLPYKIDWQTNGMYFAPQKSIQGKYLSMTIVNLAFSKDVLKEKATVSLTVNDLFNSGKRRFETNIPGQIDSFTSMQFRVRQINLSFTYRFNKKKGEGEKPGKPQGNDNEGGDFAG; encoded by the coding sequence ATGAAACAGCACTTAAAACACTTTTTCAGTCTACTTGTATTTTTTACATTCTTGACTGCATTCGCCCAACAAGGACCTCCACCTGCAAAAATTAAGATTACAGGTAAAGTTATTGAAAAAATATCAAATCAGTCACTAGAGTACGCAACGATCACTTTTGTCAATCCTAAAAATCCAAAAGGAATTACAGGTGGTATAACCGATCCAAAGGGAGAATTTTCTATAGATATTATTCCTGGAACTTATAACATTAAAGTAGAATTCATTTCGTTTAAAGCAATTGAAATCAAAGGTAAACTACTTCAAAAATCAACTAGTCTAGGAACTTTTTCACTAGAGGAGGATGCTGCTCAATTAAAAGAAGTCGTAATTACCACTGAAAAGTCGTCAGTTGAAATCAAATTAGACAAGAAAATTTACAACGTTGGCCAAGACATGACTGTCAAAGGTGGTACTGCAAGTGATGTTTTAAACAATGTGCCATCAGTAACCGTAGACACAGATGGAACTGTAAGTCTGCGCGGGAATGATAACGTGCGTATACTTATAGACGGACGCCCATCTAATGCGACTAATATTAGTGATGCCTTGCGCTCTATATCTTCTGATGCATTGGACAAAGTTGAAGTAATCACCAATCCATCTGCTAGGTATGATGCTGAGGGTGGTGCTGGAATTATCAACATTGTTTTGAAAAAAGGAAAAACAAATGGCGTAAATGGATCTGTGGTAGCTACTGTAGGAAATCCAAAAAACCTAGACATTTCTACCAACTTAAATTATAAAACAGACCGTTTCAACTTTTTCTCAAACTTTGGATATAATGATAGTAACTCTCCAGGAAAAACTATCACAAATACCAATTACTTAAATGAAGACGGATCGTTAAATAAGATTATCAATGAGGTTAACAACCGTAATCGTGAACGTAATGGATTCAATACTTCTTTTGGTATCGATTTATTTTTAACACCTTCGATAACTTGGACCAATGGAATAAAATATAGAAACCAAGACGGTAATAATCCAGAAGACGTAAACTTATCCAATTTTGAAGGAACAGACTTTTTTGTTCGAAATAGATACAATAGTCAATTTTCAACAGATAAAGACTTTCAGTATACCTCAAATTTTACTAAAAAATTTAAAAAGGACGGTCACAAGTTAACCTTAGATTTTTCTACTGCTTCGAGTAGAGATCAAGACGTTACAACTATTGCCGATCAAATAGTTGGAACACCTAGTAGTTTGACAAACGAGTATAACAATACCAAAGGAAAAGACATTACTAATATATTTCAAGGTGATTATGTATTGCCAATTGGTGAGAACAGTCAATTTGAAGCAGGTTATAAAGGACAATTTAAAGTTATTACAACCGATTACGAAATTGGAAAAATTGAAGATAACAACCTCTACGTACCCAATGCAAACTACAGTAATATATTAGAATACAAAGAAAAAATTAATGCAGTTTATGCTCAATTTGGTTCGAAAATAAATAAATTCTCCTATTTAGCAGGGTTAAGATATGAGGATTCTAATATTAACATCAATCTGTTGTCTTCGAACAATTTCAACACTAAGAAATATGACAATTTCTTCCCAAGTGCATTCTTGACCTACCAATTGACAGAGCACAATAGTATTTCTCTTAATTATAGTAAAAGAATCAATAGACCAAGTTCACGTTTTATTAATCCTGCATCACGATATTCGAGTAATGTAAACATTTTTCAAGGAAACTCTGATTTAAATCCATCATTTACGGATGTTTATGAGCTAGGTTATTTGACGAAAATTGGAAAAGCAACTTTGACATCGTCTATCTACTATAATAAAAGTAACTCGGTATTCCAATTCATTCGTAGACCAAATGGGGATACGGTAGAATCTGTGGTTGATGGTCAAACAGTGATTACACCAGTAATTCTAACCACGCCAATTAACTTAGCCGATGAAGATCGATATGGATTTGAATTCAATTTGAATTATTCACCTTTTAAATGGTGGAAGTTAAACAACAACTTGAACTTGTTTAGCAGTAAAGTAAGTGGTTTTTATAGTTATACCGATATTAATAATGTTGTAGTGGATCAAAATTTTGATCAAAGTACTTTGGGTTGGTTTACGCGATTAACGTCAAAGGTTTCTTTACCGTATAAAATTGATTGGCAAACAAACGGAATGTATTTTGCACCTCAAAAAAGCATTCAAGGTAAATATTTAAGCATGACCATAGTTAACCTTGCTTTTAGTAAAGATGTTTTAAAAGAGAAAGCAACGGTTTCTCTAACAGTAAATGATCTTTTTAACAGTGGTAAAAGAAGGTTTGAAACTAATATACCTGGTCAAATCGATTCCTTTACTTCGATGCAGTTTAGAGTAAGACAGATCAATCTTTCGTTTACCTATCGTTTCAACAAGAAAAAAGGCGAAGGTGAAAAACCAGGCAAACCGCAAGGGAATGATAATGAAGGCGGCGATTTCGCTGGATAA
- the fumC gene encoding class II fumarate hydratase — MKFRIEKDTLGEVSVPVDAYWGAQTERSKTNFKIGPAASMPKEIITGFAYLKKAAAYTNYDLGVLAIEKRDAIAKVCDEIINGGLADQFPLVIWQTGSGTQSNMNLNEVIANRAQVNQGLKIGEDAPFIKANDDVNKSQSSNDTFPTAMHIAAKTSIMQQTIPALEKLRDSLEQKSMAFKDVVKIGRTHLMDATPLTLGQEFSGYVSQLNHGIKALKNTLPHLSEIALGGTAVGTGLNTPAGYSELVARYISDFTGLEFVTAENKFEALAAHDAMVESHGALKQLAVSLNKIANDIRMLASGPRSGIGEIILPENEPGSSIMPGKVNPTQCEAVTMVCAQVIGNDVAITVGGMQGQYELNVFKPMIAYNFLQSAELLADACHSFTIHCVDGIVPNYDRITELLNNSLMLVTALNTKIGYYKAAEIAQTAHKNGTTLKQEAVRLGYLTAEEFDLWVKPEDMV; from the coding sequence ATGAAATTTAGAATAGAAAAAGACACACTTGGAGAGGTTTCCGTACCTGTAGATGCCTATTGGGGTGCCCAAACAGAACGTTCAAAAACAAATTTTAAAATCGGTCCAGCGGCTTCAATGCCCAAAGAGATCATCACGGGTTTTGCTTATTTAAAAAAAGCAGCGGCTTACACAAATTACGATTTAGGAGTGCTTGCCATAGAAAAGCGAGATGCCATTGCAAAAGTTTGCGACGAAATAATAAATGGAGGTCTTGCCGATCAGTTTCCTCTAGTAATTTGGCAAACAGGATCAGGAACACAAAGTAATATGAACCTAAATGAGGTAATTGCTAATCGTGCACAAGTAAATCAGGGGTTGAAAATTGGTGAAGATGCCCCTTTTATCAAAGCAAATGACGATGTTAACAAATCGCAATCCTCCAATGACACCTTCCCTACTGCTATGCATATTGCTGCAAAAACCAGTATTATGCAACAAACGATTCCTGCACTTGAAAAACTGAGAGATAGCCTTGAACAAAAATCTATGGCTTTTAAAGATGTAGTAAAAATTGGTCGTACACATCTAATGGATGCCACACCACTCACCTTAGGACAGGAGTTTTCGGGTTATGTATCACAGCTTAATCACGGTATCAAAGCGCTTAAAAATACACTTCCGCATTTGTCTGAAATAGCTTTGGGCGGAACTGCGGTAGGAACTGGACTCAATACGCCAGCGGGCTATTCAGAATTGGTAGCTCGCTATATTTCTGATTTTACCGGACTTGAATTTGTAACTGCTGAAAATAAATTTGAAGCCCTGGCCGCACATGATGCAATGGTAGAGTCGCATGGAGCACTTAAACAACTCGCCGTATCTTTGAACAAAATTGCAAATGATATTAGAATGTTAGCCTCTGGACCACGATCTGGAATTGGCGAAATTATTTTACCCGAAAATGAGCCTGGTTCTTCGATTATGCCTGGGAAAGTTAATCCCACGCAATGCGAAGCGGTAACAATGGTTTGCGCGCAGGTAATAGGTAATGATGTGGCAATAACGGTTGGAGGTATGCAAGGCCAATATGAGCTCAATGTTTTTAAGCCCATGATTGCGTACAACTTTTTACAATCTGCAGAACTACTTGCAGACGCTTGCCATTCGTTTACTATTCATTGTGTAGATGGCATTGTACCCAATTACGATCGCATAACCGAATTGCTCAATAACTCATTAATGCTAGTTACGGCCTTAAATACAAAAATAGGCTATTATAAGGCGGCCGAAATTGCGCAAACCGCACACAAAAACGGAACAACTTTAAAACAAGAAGCCGTGAGATTGGGTTATCTCACAGCAGAAGAATTTGATCTTTGGGTTAAACCCGAAGATATGGTCTAG
- a CDS encoding tRNA-(ms[2]io[6]A)-hydroxylase, whose product MGVLRLQLPTDPRWVNIVEKNIEEILTDHAWCEQKAATNAITIITHNSEHQDLVKDLLALAKEEIEHFDMVHNIIIKRGLKLGRERKDDYVNELYLYMKKSNDGSRVSGLVERLLFSAMIEARSCERFKVLSENIKDEELSVFYRELMESEAGHYTTFITYARKYGKGIDVEKRWREWLAFEEAVISKYGKGETIHG is encoded by the coding sequence ATGGGCGTATTACGATTACAATTACCTACAGACCCTAGATGGGTAAATATTGTAGAAAAAAATATAGAAGAGATTTTGACTGACCATGCTTGGTGCGAACAGAAAGCCGCTACCAATGCAATCACGATCATCACTCATAACTCTGAGCACCAAGATTTGGTAAAAGATTTATTGGCTTTGGCTAAAGAAGAAATTGAGCATTTTGATATGGTCCACAATATCATCATCAAGCGTGGCTTGAAATTGGGTCGCGAGCGCAAAGATGATTATGTGAATGAGTTGTACCTGTACATGAAAAAATCGAATGATGGGAGCAGAGTTTCTGGTTTGGTCGAAAGATTGTTATTCTCAGCCATGATTGAAGCGCGTAGTTGTGAACGATTCAAAGTATTATCTGAAAATATCAAAGACGAAGAATTGTCTGTTTTTTATAGAGAGTTAATGGAAAGTGAAGCGGGACATTATACCACTTTTATCACCTACGCCCGTAAGTATGGAAAAGGAATTGACGTTGAAAAACGTTGGAGAGAATGGCTAGCTTTTGAAGAAGCGGTAATATCCAAGTACGGAAAAGGAGAAACAATTCACGGATAA
- the glyA gene encoding serine hydroxymethyltransferase: protein MQRDKQIFDLIIEEQDRQVHGLELIASENFVSDEVMEAAGSALTNKYAEGYPGKRYYGGCEVVDIVEQIAIDRAKELFGAVYANVQPHSGSQANASVFHACLQPGDKILGFDLSHGGHLTHGSPVNFSGRVYNPTFYGVEKETGRLNYDKIQEIATKEQPKLIIAGASAYSRDMDFERFRVIADSVGAILMADISHPAGLIAKGLMNDPIPHCHIVTTTTHKTLRGPRGGLILMGKDFENPWGLKTPKGEIRMMSSLLDLAVFPGNQGGPLMHIIAAKAVAFGEALQDEFFTYARQLQKNANAMADAFVKRGYDIISGGTDNHMMLIDLRNKGISGKDAENALVKAEITVNKNMVPFDDKSPFVTSGIRVGTAAITTRGLVEADMETIVELIDRVLTNHTDEAVIEAVADEVNDMMSERAIFVY, encoded by the coding sequence ATGCAACGCGACAAACAAATTTTTGACCTTATTATTGAAGAACAAGACAGACAAGTACACGGATTAGAACTTATTGCATCTGAGAACTTTGTAAGTGACGAAGTAATGGAAGCTGCTGGTTCAGCTTTAACAAATAAATATGCCGAAGGGTATCCAGGAAAAAGATATTATGGTGGTTGTGAAGTTGTTGATATCGTAGAGCAAATTGCCATTGACAGAGCGAAAGAATTATTTGGTGCTGTATACGCAAACGTGCAACCGCACTCAGGTTCTCAAGCAAATGCATCAGTATTTCATGCTTGTTTGCAACCAGGAGATAAAATCTTAGGATTTGACTTATCTCACGGTGGTCACTTAACTCACGGTTCTCCAGTTAACTTTTCAGGACGTGTTTACAACCCAACTTTTTATGGTGTTGAAAAAGAAACAGGTCGTTTAAACTATGATAAAATTCAAGAAATTGCTACAAAAGAGCAACCAAAATTAATTATTGCAGGTGCTTCGGCTTACTCTCGTGATATGGATTTTGAGCGTTTCAGAGTAATTGCTGATAGCGTTGGTGCTATTTTGATGGCAGATATATCTCACCCTGCAGGTTTAATTGCAAAAGGATTGATGAATGACCCAATTCCTCATTGTCATATTGTTACTACTACAACACACAAAACATTGCGTGGACCTAGAGGTGGATTGATCTTGATGGGGAAAGATTTTGAAAACCCATGGGGATTGAAAACTCCAAAAGGTGAAATCAGAATGATGTCTTCATTACTAGATTTAGCAGTATTCCCTGGAAATCAAGGTGGACCATTAATGCACATTATTGCTGCAAAAGCAGTTGCTTTTGGTGAAGCTTTGCAAGATGAATTCTTTACTTATGCTCGTCAATTACAAAAAAATGCAAACGCTATGGCTGATGCTTTTGTAAAAAGAGGATATGACATCATCTCAGGAGGTACAGACAATCACATGATGTTGATTGACCTTAGAAACAAAGGTATTTCAGGAAAAGATGCTGAAAATGCTTTGGTAAAAGCTGAGATCACTGTAAATAAAAATATGGTTCCTTTTGATGACAAATCTCCATTTGTTACTTCTGGTATTCGTGTTGGTACTGCTGCAATCACCACTCGTGGACTTGTTGAAGCAGATATGGAAACTATTGTTGAATTGATCGACAGAGTACTTACCAACCATACTGATGAAGCAGTTATTGAAGCTGTTGCTGACGAAGTAAATGATATGATGAGCGAAAGAGCAATCTTCGTTTACTAA
- the fahA gene encoding fumarylacetoacetase, with amino-acid sequence MPISANDTKRKSWLTVHENSDFPIQNIPFGVFLTKENVVTVGTRIGDYAIDLGALQQMNYFSGIELTDDMFMQDTLNDFISDGKKTWRLVRNRIADIFDENNPKLKDNDKHKDIVIFNITDVEMQLPVLIGDYTDFYSSKEHATNMGKMYRDETNALLPNWSHIPVGYHGRSSTIIPSGIPVHRPLGQSLPSGETTPAIGPSRSVDFELETAFITTDANIMGEMIPISEAEDYIFGMVMMNDWTSRDILKWEYMPLGPFLSKNFATSISPWIVTMDALEPFKVPGPKQFPSPLPYLQQKGKHSFDIHLDVAIQPENGKANVVSQTNFKHLYWTMNQQLVHHASSGCRINSGDMMGSGAISGPTKENYASMLELTWGGKNPIKLSDGTERKFINDYDTVIMTGHCKNSQVRIGFGEISSKLLPPFVRK; translated from the coding sequence ATGCCTATATCTGCTAACGATACCAAAAGAAAATCTTGGCTGACAGTTCACGAAAACAGCGACTTTCCAATTCAAAACATTCCTTTCGGGGTTTTTCTTACCAAAGAAAACGTCGTTACTGTAGGAACTCGAATTGGAGACTATGCTATAGATTTGGGGGCTTTGCAACAAATGAATTATTTCTCTGGTATCGAATTGACCGATGATATGTTCATGCAAGATACTTTAAACGACTTTATTTCTGACGGAAAGAAAACATGGAGGCTGGTTCGAAATCGAATCGCGGATATTTTTGACGAAAATAATCCAAAGCTGAAAGACAATGACAAGCACAAAGACATTGTAATCTTCAATATAACAGATGTAGAAATGCAATTGCCTGTACTAATAGGTGATTATACCGATTTTTATTCTAGTAAAGAACATGCTACCAACATGGGGAAAATGTATCGTGATGAAACAAACGCCTTATTACCAAACTGGTCGCATATCCCTGTAGGCTACCATGGTAGAAGCTCTACCATAATACCTTCGGGAATTCCAGTGCACCGTCCTTTGGGGCAGAGTTTGCCATCAGGTGAGACTACTCCAGCAATAGGCCCTTCACGTTCAGTTGATTTTGAACTTGAAACGGCATTTATTACTACAGATGCGAATATAATGGGTGAAATGATTCCGATTAGCGAAGCCGAAGACTATATTTTTGGTATGGTGATGATGAATGACTGGACTTCTAGAGACATCCTAAAATGGGAGTACATGCCATTAGGACCCTTTTTATCGAAAAATTTCGCAACCTCTATTTCGCCTTGGATTGTGACCATGGATGCCTTAGAGCCATTTAAAGTTCCTGGACCAAAACAATTTCCGAGTCCACTTCCCTATTTGCAACAAAAAGGTAAACACTCTTTTGATATTCATTTGGATGTGGCCATTCAGCCAGAAAATGGTAAAGCAAACGTGGTGAGTCAAACCAATTTCAAACATTTGTATTGGACTATGAACCAACAACTTGTACACCATGCATCAAGTGGTTGCAGAATCAATTCGGGAGATATGATGGGTTCTGGAGCAATTTCTGGACCTACAAAAGAGAACTACGCTTCGATGCTTGAATTGACTTGGGGTGGTAAAAACCCAATAAAATTATCTGATGGTACCGAACGAAAATTTATAAATGACTACGATACTGTAATCATGACAGGACATTGTAAAAACAGTCAAGTTCGAATTGGTTTTGGTGAAATTTCAAGTAAATTATTACCTCCATTCGTTAGAAAATAA
- a CDS encoding EcsC family protein: MTLTQSDHQELLEAKNLLENPGMAAKITNYIGRPIEMGLEKLPKDWTAKIGAITEKALMKASEAAIFTISNTPGTPSSNKWHKFGVAVTGGLGGFLGLPALAIELPISTTIMLRSIAEIARSQGESLDTTAAKIACLEVFALGGRTITDDGTESGYFVVRTLLARSIAESAEYIAAKGFTEEGLPILLRILTKVAERFSIQITEKAAAQAVPLVGAAGGAIINTIFIDHFQDMAKGHFIVRKLERKYGSEAIKKVYHNLGHIQ, translated from the coding sequence ATGACACTTACTCAATCAGATCATCAAGAATTACTAGAAGCCAAAAATCTACTAGAAAATCCTGGAATGGCGGCCAAAATAACAAACTACATCGGTAGACCTATCGAAATGGGTTTGGAAAAATTACCCAAAGATTGGACTGCAAAAATTGGTGCCATCACCGAAAAAGCGCTGATGAAAGCTTCTGAAGCGGCTATTTTTACTATTTCTAATACACCTGGCACGCCATCATCTAATAAATGGCACAAGTTTGGAGTAGCCGTGACTGGAGGATTGGGCGGCTTTTTAGGACTACCCGCTTTGGCTATTGAGCTACCGATTTCAACAACAATCATGTTACGCTCCATTGCTGAAATAGCACGATCGCAAGGAGAATCACTGGATACCACAGCTGCAAAAATAGCTTGTTTAGAAGTTTTTGCTTTGGGAGGGCGTACCATTACAGACGATGGAACCGAGAGTGGTTATTTTGTTGTGCGCACACTATTGGCACGTTCCATTGCAGAATCTGCAGAATACATCGCTGCAAAGGGATTTACAGAAGAAGGTTTACCGATATTACTACGAATACTTACAAAAGTAGCAGAACGTTTCAGTATTCAAATTACTGAAAAAGCAGCAGCTCAAGCAGTCCCGCTGGTAGGTGCTGCAGGTGGCGCAATCATCAACACCATCTTTATTGATCATTTTCAAGATATGGCCAAAGGACATTTTATTGTTCGAAAATTAGAAAGAAAATATGGATCTGAAGCAATCAAAAAAGTGTACCACAATCTTGGACATATACAATAA
- a CDS encoding L-rhamnose mutarotase gives MSTKRFCFSCDLKDDSKLIAEYKEYHAEGNAWPDITKSIKDAGIVDMQIYLTGNRMFMIMEVDKTFDPAKKSKMDAENPKVQEWENLMWNYQQELPWAQDGEKWLPLEKVFQL, from the coding sequence ATGAGTACTAAAAGATTTTGTTTTTCGTGTGATCTAAAAGATGATTCGAAATTAATTGCCGAATATAAAGAATACCATGCTGAAGGTAATGCATGGCCTGATATCACAAAAAGTATCAAAGATGCTGGAATTGTTGACATGCAAATTTACCTAACCGGTAACAGAATGTTCATGATTATGGAAGTCGATAAAACGTTTGACCCTGCAAAAAAGTCAAAAATGGATGCCGAAAACCCAAAAGTACAAGAGTGGGAAAACTTAATGTGGAACTACCAACAAGAACTTCCTTGGGCACAGGATGGCGAAAAGTGGCTGCCTCTGGAAAAAGTTTTTCAGTTATAG